The proteins below come from a single Sphingomonas carotinifaciens genomic window:
- a CDS encoding sugar phosphate isomerase/epimerase family protein: protein MKDMKGPGIFLAQFMGQDAPFDTLENMAQWAAGLGYVGVQIPCNAQLIDLKTAAESRDYCDDLRAKLDRHGIAVTELSTHLQGQLVAVHPAYDTLFDGFAPPEVHGKPAERQAWAVEQVKMAARASANLGLSAHATFPGALAWPYVYPWPQRPAGLVEEAFAELARRWVPILDVFEDAGVDCAFEVHAGEDVHDGASWERFLAAVNEHPRARLLFDPSHFVLQQLDYLDFIDRYHDRISCFHVKDAEFNPTGRSGVYGGYQDWVDRAGRFRSLGDGQVDFSGIFTRMAQYGYAGWAVLEWECALKRAEDGAREGAPFIRDHIIRVTDHPFDDFAKSGVDRAAIRSILGLSTDGGAA from the coding sequence ATGAAGGATATGAAGGGGCCGGGAATCTTCCTTGCGCAGTTCATGGGGCAGGACGCACCATTCGACACGCTGGAAAACATGGCGCAGTGGGCCGCGGGCCTGGGCTATGTCGGGGTGCAGATCCCGTGCAATGCGCAACTGATCGACCTGAAGACCGCGGCCGAGAGCCGGGATTATTGCGACGACCTGCGGGCCAAGCTGGACCGCCACGGTATCGCGGTGACGGAGTTGTCGACGCATCTGCAAGGCCAGCTGGTCGCCGTCCACCCCGCCTATGACACGCTGTTCGACGGGTTCGCGCCGCCGGAAGTACATGGCAAGCCCGCCGAGCGGCAGGCCTGGGCGGTGGAGCAGGTGAAGATGGCGGCGCGGGCGAGCGCCAATCTGGGATTGAGCGCGCATGCGACCTTCCCCGGTGCGCTGGCCTGGCCCTATGTCTATCCCTGGCCGCAGCGGCCCGCAGGGCTGGTGGAGGAGGCGTTCGCCGAGCTGGCGCGGCGCTGGGTGCCGATCCTCGACGTGTTCGAGGACGCGGGGGTCGATTGCGCGTTCGAGGTGCATGCCGGCGAGGATGTGCATGACGGCGCATCGTGGGAACGCTTCCTGGCGGCGGTGAACGAGCATCCGCGGGCGCGGCTGTTGTTCGATCCGTCGCATTTCGTGCTGCAGCAGCTCGATTATCTCGACTTCATCGACCGGTATCACGACCGGATCTCCTGTTTCCACGTCAAGGATGCCGAGTTCAACCCGACCGGGCGATCGGGCGTCTATGGCGGGTATCAGGACTGGGTGGACCGGGCCGGGCGGTTCCGCTCGCTGGGCGACGGACAGGTAGACTTTTCCGGCATTTTCACCAGGATGGCGCAATATGGCTATGCGGGCTGGGCGGTGCTGGAATGGGAATGCGCGTTGAAGCGTGCCGAGGACGGCGCGCGTGAGGGGGCGCCGTTCATCCGCGACCACATCATCCGCGTGACCGATCATCCGTTCGACGATTTCGCCAAGAGCGGCGTGGACCGGGCCGCGATCCGATCGATCCTGGGCCTGTCGACCGATGGCGGCGCCGCATGA
- a CDS encoding cupin-like domain-containing protein produces the protein MDLAALPSVRVIDGLRHDAVDFSALINDGAPVMLKGAAADLPLVAIGRDGADAAMAYLARFDAGRSVVGFVGEPAIEGRFFYNDTLTAMNFAAGRAPLADYLARIRDGEDAVYLGSTDLDIYFPGLRAENLVVPDGVLPGGTRPLASIWIGNHTVAATHWDMSNNIACPLVGRRRFLLFPPDQIANLYPGPLDPTPGGQVVSMVDPRAPDLDRYPRYRAALERAVVAELEPGDVLVYPALWWHQVEALDGFNVMINHWWNDTPAFVDTPMTTLLHGLLSLRSRPDSEKQSWRALFDYYLFGPAGQGAEHLPGHARGALGEMDEGAARRLRAQVMQRLNR, from the coding sequence ATGGACCTGGCGGCGCTTCCCTCCGTTCGCGTGATCGACGGCCTGCGACATGATGCCGTGGATTTTTCCGCATTGATTAACGACGGCGCGCCGGTGATGCTGAAGGGGGCCGCCGCCGATCTGCCGCTGGTCGCCATAGGTCGGGACGGTGCGGATGCGGCGATGGCGTATCTTGCGCGCTTCGATGCGGGCCGGTCGGTGGTAGGTTTCGTCGGCGAGCCGGCGATCGAAGGGCGCTTCTTCTACAACGACACGCTGACGGCGATGAACTTTGCCGCCGGGCGTGCGCCGCTGGCGGATTATCTGGCCCGCATCCGCGATGGCGAGGATGCGGTGTATCTGGGTTCGACCGATCTGGACATCTACTTCCCCGGCCTGCGGGCCGAGAACCTGGTTGTGCCGGACGGCGTCCTGCCGGGCGGAACCAGGCCGTTGGCGAGCATCTGGATCGGCAACCATACGGTGGCCGCGACCCATTGGGACATGTCGAACAACATCGCGTGTCCGCTTGTCGGGCGCCGCCGGTTCCTGCTTTTCCCGCCCGATCAGATCGCCAACCTCTACCCCGGCCCGCTGGACCCCACCCCCGGCGGACAGGTGGTGAGCATGGTCGATCCGCGGGCCCCCGATCTGGATCGCTATCCGCGATATCGTGCGGCGCTGGAGCGGGCGGTGGTGGCCGAACTCGAACCGGGCGATGTGCTCGTCTATCCGGCACTGTGGTGGCATCAGGTGGAGGCGCTGGACGGCTTCAACGTGATGATCAACCATTGGTGGAACGATACACCCGCCTTTGTCGATACGCCGATGACCACGTTGCTCCACGGACTGCTCAGCCTTCGCAGCCGCCCCGACAGCGAAAAGCAGAGCTGGCGCGCGCTGTTCGACTATTATCTGTTCGGCCCGGCAGGGCAGGGGGCGGAGCATTTGCCGGGGCATGCGCGAGGGGCGCTTGGAGAGATGGATGAAGGGGCGGCGCGCAGGTTGCGGGCACAGGTGATGCAGAGGCTGAACCGATGA
- a CDS encoding SapC family protein — MTNIVLLNNVDHHDLTVITRPGAAYGDAVNQTLIFPTEWEEAQRDYPILFRRSEDGRLHSVALLGLDRDENLFLDDGVWQARYIPALHQRGPFSIGIPRDEEGGTGEPMIHVDLDHVRVGRGGEGSPVFLPQGGNSPYLEAVADVLRRIHAGSQANDALFAALDAEGVIEAVSIEIVLDDSKRYVLDDFHAIGAEPIARLTGDALERLHAQGYLQPAIWALSSLGNVPHLIDRKNRRLAGA; from the coding sequence GTGACGAACATCGTGCTTCTCAACAATGTCGATCATCACGATCTGACGGTGATCACCCGCCCAGGCGCTGCTTACGGCGATGCGGTAAACCAGACGCTGATCTTCCCGACCGAATGGGAGGAGGCACAGCGCGATTATCCGATCCTGTTCCGGCGGTCCGAAGATGGCCGGCTTCATTCGGTTGCGCTGCTGGGCCTGGACCGGGACGAAAACCTGTTTCTGGATGATGGCGTGTGGCAGGCGCGCTATATTCCGGCATTGCACCAGCGCGGGCCTTTCTCCATCGGCATACCACGCGACGAGGAGGGCGGCACCGGCGAGCCGATGATCCATGTCGATCTCGATCACGTGCGGGTCGGCCGAGGTGGGGAGGGCAGCCCGGTTTTCCTGCCGCAAGGGGGCAATAGCCCCTATCTGGAAGCGGTCGCGGACGTTCTCAGGCGTATCCATGCGGGATCGCAGGCCAATGATGCGTTGTTCGCAGCACTGGACGCCGAGGGCGTGATCGAGGCGGTATCGATCGAGATCGTGCTCGATGACAGCAAGCGGTACGTGCTGGACGATTTTCATGCGATCGGTGCCGAGCCGATCGCTCGGCTGACGGGCGATGCGCTGGAGCGGCTGCATGCGCAGGGGTATCTGCAACCTGCGATCTGGGCACTGTCGTCGCTCGGCAACGTGCCGCATCTGATCGATCGCAAGAACCGGCGGCTCGCTGGCGCCTGA
- a CDS encoding tryptophan halogenase family protein: protein MSERRRVVIAGGGTSGWLTAAALGQQLGSVLDITLIESDEIGTIGVGESTIPTARAFHRLIGIDEQRFMAETGASFKLGIAFEDWGRVGDRYFHAFGETGRGTWMGAFHQFWLQAREQGFGGDLGAYCLELQTAEAGRFGAGGQGPELSYAYHLDAGLYARHLRGVAEGAGVRRVEGLIERVERDGDIQALVLRSGERIEGDLFIDCTGFRALLIGQAMGAAFVDWSEWLPTDSAVVTQTRAVGPAVPYTRAIAHGEGWRWQIPLQHRVGNGLVYDRAHLSDDEARARLLSAVEGEVLIEPRTIRFKAGRRTQAWRGNCISIGLAGGFVEPLESTAIHLVMIAVTRLLQMFPFDGDCTALAKRFNDQAAADLERIRDFIVLHYVLTERDDTAFWRRARTMAIPDTLRERIALFRDNAMAYQEGEELFRVDSWVQVMIGQGVVPRHHHRMGAIMGEARLRQVLDDMRAQVARQVATLPVHQAFLERYCPYPR, encoded by the coding sequence ATGAGCGAACGGCGGCGGGTGGTGATCGCGGGCGGCGGGACCTCCGGCTGGCTGACGGCCGCGGCACTGGGGCAGCAGTTGGGATCGGTGCTGGATATCACCTTGATCGAATCCGACGAGATCGGGACGATCGGCGTCGGCGAATCCACCATCCCGACAGCGCGGGCGTTCCACCGGCTGATCGGCATCGACGAGCAGCGGTTCATGGCGGAGACCGGGGCGAGCTTCAAGCTGGGGATCGCGTTCGAGGATTGGGGCCGGGTCGGGGATCGGTATTTTCATGCGTTCGGGGAGACGGGGCGGGGGACGTGGATGGGGGCGTTCCACCAGTTCTGGCTGCAGGCGCGGGAGCAGGGGTTCGGGGGGGATCTGGGGGCGTATTGCCTGGAGTTGCAGACAGCGGAGGCCGGGCGGTTCGGGGCAGGCGGGCAAGGCCCCGAGCTGAGCTATGCCTATCATCTGGATGCGGGGCTGTATGCCAGGCATTTGCGGGGGGTGGCCGAGGGGGCGGGCGTCCGACGGGTCGAGGGACTGATCGAGCGGGTCGAGCGGGACGGCGACATCCAGGCCCTCGTGCTGCGATCGGGGGAACGGATCGAGGGCGATCTGTTTATCGATTGCACCGGATTCCGCGCGCTGCTGATCGGGCAGGCGATGGGCGCGGCGTTCGTCGACTGGAGCGAGTGGCTGCCCACGGACTCGGCGGTGGTGACGCAGACGCGGGCGGTGGGGCCGGCGGTACCCTATACGCGCGCGATCGCGCATGGGGAGGGGTGGCGGTGGCAGATCCCGTTGCAGCACCGGGTAGGGAACGGCCTGGTGTATGACCGGGCGCATCTGTCGGATGACGAGGCGCGGGCGCGGCTATTGTCCGCGGTAGAGGGCGAGGTCCTGATCGAGCCGCGTACCATCCGCTTCAAGGCGGGGCGGCGGACGCAGGCTTGGCGGGGCAATTGCATCTCCATCGGACTGGCCGGCGGGTTCGTCGAGCCGCTGGAATCCACCGCCATCCATCTGGTGATGATCGCGGTCACCCGCCTGCTGCAGATGTTCCCGTTCGATGGCGACTGCACCGCGCTGGCCAAGCGCTTCAACGATCAGGCGGCGGCCGACCTGGAGCGCATCCGCGACTTCATCGTGCTGCATTACGTGCTGACCGAACGGGACGACACCGCCTTCTGGCGGCGTGCCAGGACGATGGCGATACCGGACACGCTGCGCGAGCGGATCGCGCTGTTTCGCGACAATGCGATGGCGTATCAGGAGGGCGAGGAGCTGTTCCGCGTCGATTCCTGGGTGCAGGTGATGATCGGACAGGGGGTGGTGCCGCGGCACCATCACCGGATGGGGGCGATCATGGGCGAGGCGCGGTTGCGGCAGGTGCTGGACGACATGCGCGCGCAGGTGGCGCGGCAGGTGGCGACGCTGCCGGTGCACCAGGCGTTTCTGGAGCGTTACTGCCCCTATCCGCGGTAA
- a CDS encoding TonB-dependent receptor, producing MKASGLTSTLARSVSLVAVATCLTLTTTAFAQTQTGAEATNAQPTTPPGTTADPAAAAGQLTTPQTAPASESAATDGTGDEIVVTGIRASLERSIAIKRNSTGIVDAISAEDIGKFPDTNLAESLQRITGVSINRTNGEGALVTVRGFGPSYNLVTLNGRQLATANVSVVGGDQNADTAQGSSRSFDFSNLASEGVRTLEVYKTGRAAIPTGGIGATINVVTRRPLDGKGGLTGSVGAKALYDTSTDGCLDCGSKVTPELSGVLNWADPTDRFGVSLFGSYQKRNFTSISATSNDWNIIPYSTFLSGGFVRSDGSTVITGAPTDPNQLVGVPNDSRYHYAEGSRERINGQAVLQFKPIETVTLTADALFAQNRQEEIRSDLSNWFSRPFDEVRFDGNPTVATATYLHETINGAKDEGFEAQNRAQKSRVQDYGLNMRWDIADNFSLNIDGHYSKASSNPNNPNGASSTLVGMGANVVTAHSVDYSGDIPKQDITLNGPLTVAQVGSQIGRTFASSQEQRVKEIRADFGWDLGGGSRVDFGGNFRNTVMDQTRVATQQTLGDWGITNPGDVERLAPGALQSFCLICKFRKFDPGNDPESQIAFRGNAAGIYSILSPYYAGLGAANAVGITTNEDNRVREKIWSAYAQVTWKGEIANAPATLVGGLRYEKTKSRSISLVAVPAGINWVSDNDFTVVISNQSSYLRDRGSYDNFLPSIDFQVELQQNLIGRVSYSKTIARPEYGNLFTSTSVNGPPRPIANGGIATASTGNAQLVPLESDNFDASIEWYYKPDSYVSLGLFDKRVRNFIGNGQFTSDLFGLRDPSSGAAGTRSGQARAALQALGADQSDVNLFALTALLDQTGSITAATTQFQANYNTTTRSLNDDFVKQINSARDVIANGTDVLYQFQVTQPVNNRDAEIYGLEVAGQHFFGSTGFGVGAAYTLVRGDVGFNIGASPSEDQFALLGLSDTFNATLIYDKYGLSARVAYNWRDKFLSGINRQGSRNPEFTKPFGQLDVNISYDITPNFAVSFEGINLTEQKLRTYARDESQLWFGQELRRRFLLGGRFRF from the coding sequence ATGAAGGCCAGTGGTCTCACGTCGACGCTCGCGCGGTCGGTATCCCTGGTGGCGGTCGCCACCTGTCTCACATTGACGACCACCGCATTTGCGCAAACCCAAACCGGGGCAGAGGCGACGAACGCGCAGCCGACGACCCCGCCGGGCACGACCGCCGATCCGGCTGCGGCGGCGGGCCAGCTAACCACGCCGCAAACGGCGCCGGCGTCGGAAAGCGCCGCCACGGACGGCACCGGCGACGAGATCGTGGTGACCGGTATCCGCGCCAGCCTGGAGCGGTCGATCGCGATCAAGCGCAACTCCACCGGTATCGTGGACGCGATCTCGGCCGAGGATATCGGCAAGTTCCCCGACACCAACCTGGCCGAATCGCTTCAGCGCATAACCGGCGTGTCGATCAACCGGACGAACGGCGAAGGTGCACTGGTAACGGTGCGCGGCTTCGGGCCGAGCTACAATCTGGTGACGCTCAACGGGCGCCAGCTGGCGACCGCGAACGTGTCCGTGGTCGGCGGCGACCAGAATGCCGACACGGCGCAGGGCTCCAGCCGTTCCTTCGACTTTTCCAACCTGGCGTCGGAGGGCGTGCGGACGCTGGAGGTATACAAGACGGGGCGGGCCGCGATCCCGACCGGCGGTATCGGCGCGACGATCAACGTCGTCACCCGGCGCCCCCTGGACGGCAAGGGCGGCCTGACCGGCAGCGTCGGCGCCAAGGCGCTGTACGATACCAGCACGGACGGCTGCCTGGATTGCGGATCGAAGGTGACGCCCGAATTGTCCGGAGTGCTGAACTGGGCCGATCCGACCGACCGTTTCGGCGTTTCGCTGTTCGGCAGCTACCAGAAGCGCAACTTCACCTCGATCAGCGCGACCTCCAACGACTGGAACATCATTCCCTACAGCACTTTCCTGTCGGGCGGGTTCGTGCGGTCGGACGGCAGCACGGTCATCACCGGCGCGCCGACCGATCCGAACCAACTGGTCGGCGTTCCGAACGACAGCCGCTACCATTATGCCGAGGGCAGCCGCGAGCGCATCAACGGGCAGGCGGTGCTGCAATTCAAGCCGATCGAAACGGTAACGCTGACCGCCGATGCGCTGTTTGCGCAGAACCGGCAGGAGGAAATCCGGTCGGACCTGTCGAACTGGTTCAGCCGCCCGTTCGACGAGGTACGCTTCGACGGCAACCCGACGGTCGCCACCGCGACCTATCTTCACGAGACGATCAACGGCGCGAAGGATGAAGGCTTCGAAGCGCAGAACCGTGCGCAGAAAAGCCGGGTTCAGGATTACGGCCTGAACATGCGCTGGGACATTGCCGACAACTTCTCCCTCAACATCGACGGACATTACAGCAAGGCGTCGAGCAACCCCAACAATCCCAACGGCGCCAGCTCGACGCTGGTCGGCATGGGCGCGAACGTCGTCACCGCCCATTCGGTGGATTATAGCGGTGACATCCCCAAGCAGGACATCACCCTCAACGGGCCGTTGACGGTGGCACAAGTAGGGTCGCAGATCGGCCGCACCTTCGCCTCGTCGCAGGAACAGCGGGTGAAGGAGATCCGCGCAGATTTCGGCTGGGATCTTGGCGGGGGCAGCCGTGTCGACTTCGGCGGAAACTTCCGCAACACGGTGATGGATCAGACGCGCGTCGCCACCCAGCAGACGCTGGGCGACTGGGGTATCACCAACCCCGGCGACGTCGAACGGCTGGCGCCCGGCGCGCTGCAAAGCTTCTGCCTGATCTGCAAGTTCCGGAAGTTCGATCCCGGCAACGATCCTGAGTCGCAGATCGCCTTCCGCGGCAACGCAGCCGGCATCTATTCCATCCTGTCGCCTTATTATGCCGGTCTGGGCGCCGCCAACGCCGTCGGCATCACCACCAACGAAGACAATCGTGTCCGGGAAAAGATCTGGTCCGCCTATGCGCAGGTCACCTGGAAGGGCGAGATCGCCAACGCACCGGCGACGCTGGTCGGTGGTTTGCGGTACGAGAAGACCAAATCGCGCTCCATCTCTCTGGTGGCGGTGCCGGCGGGCATCAACTGGGTGTCCGACAACGACTTCACCGTCGTCATCTCGAACCAGAGCAGCTATCTGCGCGATCGGGGCAGCTACGACAATTTCCTGCCGTCGATCGATTTCCAGGTTGAGCTGCAGCAGAACCTGATCGGACGCGTATCGTACAGCAAGACGATCGCCCGGCCGGAATATGGCAATCTGTTCACCTCCACCAGCGTGAACGGCCCGCCGCGCCCGATCGCCAATGGCGGCATCGCAACCGCATCGACCGGCAACGCGCAACTGGTGCCGCTGGAATCGGACAATTTCGATGCGTCGATCGAATGGTACTACAAGCCCGACAGCTATGTCTCGCTCGGGTTGTTCGACAAGCGTGTCCGCAACTTCATCGGCAACGGACAATTCACCTCCGACCTGTTCGGGCTGCGCGATCCCAGCTCGGGCGCGGCCGGCACGCGGTCGGGCCAGGCCCGCGCGGCGCTCCAGGCATTGGGTGCCGACCAGAGCGACGTGAACCTGTTCGCGCTGACCGCCCTGCTCGACCAGACCGGGTCGATCACGGCGGCCACCACGCAGTTCCAGGCGAACTACAACACCACCACCCGCTCGCTGAACGACGATTTCGTCAAGCAGATCAACAGCGCGCGCGACGTGATCGCCAACGGCACCGACGTGCTGTACCAGTTCCAGGTGACGCAGCCGGTCAACAACCGGGATGCCGAGATCTACGGCCTGGAGGTTGCCGGACAGCATTTCTTCGGATCGACCGGGTTCGGTGTCGGGGCGGCCTATACGCTGGTGCGCGGCGATGTCGGGTTCAACATCGGCGCCAGCCCGTCAGAGGATCAGTTCGCGCTGCTCGGCCTGTCGGATACGTTCAACGCGACGCTGATCTACGACAAATATGGGCTGTCGGCGCGCGTCGCCTATAACTGGCGTGACAAGTTCCTGTCGGGGATCAACCGCCAGGGTTCACGCAATCCGGAGTTCACGAAGCCGTTCGGTCAGCTGGACGTCAACATCAGCTACGACATCACGCCCAATTTCGCGGTGTCGTTCGAGGGCATCAACCTGACGGAACAGAAACTGCGCACCTATGCCCGCGACGAGAGCCAGCTCTGGTTCGGGCAGGAGCTGCGTCGCCGCTTCCTGCTGGGTGGCCGCTTCCGCTTCTGA
- a CDS encoding MFS transporter translates to MAVAEGSIDVTANPADGWLTGRLSALMFMQFFVWGAWNVTLGLAMQTVGVGHLIANAFSVGPIASIVGSFLLGMAAARYVAPRMLMVILHLVGGAILFVLPGLVTPESGTTFVWLLLGYMILYMPTVGLANTIALKSFGERTDNFPFVRAFGTLGWITAGLIIGWAGLSASPEIFRVAAVVSVALGLYSFTLPNVASDTPRDEGVVRQVLCVEAFSLMKQRSFLIFVTCATLISIPLAMYYAYASAYVGAAGIENVGGTLAIGQMSELLFMFSMPWLYRRFGVKPLLLVGMAAWALRYALFAIGDGGDSLWAIYVGVALHGVCYDFFFVAGAIYTGTIATPKGVNAQAQGMLTLFTYGLGMLLGSQIGGLLYAQLPATPSIADWHQMWWYPAIAAAAIAILFQLTFRDDQKALGKMEAAR, encoded by the coding sequence ATGGCCGTTGCCGAAGGGTCGATAGACGTCACCGCGAACCCCGCGGACGGATGGTTGACGGGGCGCCTGAGCGCGCTGATGTTCATGCAGTTCTTCGTCTGGGGCGCGTGGAACGTGACGCTGGGCCTGGCGATGCAGACGGTGGGCGTCGGCCACCTGATCGCCAATGCGTTTTCGGTAGGGCCGATCGCATCGATCGTGGGATCGTTCCTGCTGGGCATGGCCGCGGCCCGCTATGTCGCGCCGCGCATGCTGATGGTGATCCTGCATCTGGTCGGCGGCGCCATCCTGTTCGTGCTGCCCGGATTGGTCACGCCGGAGAGCGGCACGACCTTTGTCTGGCTGCTGCTGGGCTACATGATCCTCTATATGCCGACCGTCGGGCTGGCGAACACGATCGCGCTGAAGAGCTTTGGCGAGCGGACGGACAATTTCCCGTTCGTGCGCGCGTTCGGCACGCTGGGCTGGATCACGGCCGGGCTGATCATCGGCTGGGCCGGGCTGTCGGCGAGCCCGGAAATCTTCCGGGTCGCCGCCGTCGTGTCGGTGGCGCTGGGCCTTTACAGCTTCACCCTGCCCAACGTCGCGTCCGACACGCCGCGCGACGAGGGCGTCGTCCGGCAGGTGCTGTGCGTCGAGGCGTTCAGCCTGATGAAGCAGCGCTCGTTCCTGATCTTCGTGACCTGCGCCACGCTGATCTCGATCCCGCTGGCGATGTATTACGCCTATGCCTCGGCCTATGTCGGGGCGGCGGGGATCGAGAATGTCGGGGGCACGCTGGCGATCGGGCAGATGTCCGAACTGCTGTTCATGTTTTCCATGCCGTGGCTGTATCGCCGGTTCGGCGTGAAGCCGCTGCTGCTGGTCGGCATGGCCGCCTGGGCGCTGCGCTACGCGTTGTTCGCGATCGGGGACGGCGGGGACTCGCTCTGGGCGATCTATGTCGGCGTCGCGCTGCACGGCGTATGTTATGATTTCTTCTTTGTCGCGGGTGCGATCTACACGGGCACGATCGCGACCCCCAAGGGCGTGAACGCGCAGGCGCAGGGCATGCTGACGCTGTTCACCTATGGGCTGGGCATGCTGCTGGGGTCGCAGATCGGTGGGTTGCTGTATGCGCAACTGCCGGCGACCCCGAGCATCGCCGACTGGCACCAGATGTGGTGGTATCCGGCCATCGCGGCGGCGGCGATCGCGATCCTGTTCCAGCTGACCTTCCGCGACGACCAAAAGGCACTTGGCAAGATGGAGGCCGCACGATGA
- a CDS encoding LacI family DNA-binding transcriptional regulator, which produces MPTIIEVAAMARVSTATVSRVLSQPDRVAEPTRDRVLAVVRELGYAPNVAARTLRTLRAAKILLTVPDISNPFFASVIRGAEEAARDAGYAVVLGDTRHDPEVEDQYAAMLSRREVDGMIFLGHRLPESLRVVVSRDGAPIVNGCEYSPELGVSGVYIDNEAAATDMMEHLIALGHHDIGLVTGPPISPLTHHRQSAAMLTAARHGIADRVHVHVGDYSAQSGFEQTQALLARGVSAIFCFSDEMAFGAISAVAAAGMSCPDDVSVAGFDDLPLARFYQPALTTIAQPKAQIGRKAVELLMETLRRDETGIQQVTLPHELLVRGSTAAYRG; this is translated from the coding sequence ATGCCGACGATCATCGAAGTCGCAGCCATGGCGCGCGTGTCCACCGCCACCGTCTCGCGCGTGCTCAGCCAGCCGGATCGCGTGGCCGAGCCGACCCGGGACCGCGTGCTCGCCGTCGTGCGCGAGCTTGGCTATGCGCCCAACGTCGCGGCCCGCACGCTGCGCACTCTGCGCGCGGCCAAGATCCTGCTGACCGTGCCCGATATCTCGAACCCCTTCTTCGCCAGCGTCATTCGCGGCGCGGAGGAGGCGGCCCGCGATGCCGGTTATGCCGTGGTCCTCGGCGACACGCGGCACGATCCGGAGGTGGAGGATCAATATGCCGCGATGCTGTCGCGGCGCGAGGTGGACGGCATGATCTTTCTCGGCCACCGCCTGCCCGAAAGCCTGCGCGTCGTCGTCTCGCGCGACGGCGCACCGATCGTCAACGGTTGCGAATACAGCCCCGAACTCGGCGTCTCGGGCGTCTATATCGACAATGAAGCCGCCGCCACCGACATGATGGAGCATCTGATCGCGCTCGGGCACCATGACATCGGCCTTGTCACCGGCCCGCCGATCAGTCCGCTCACCCATCACCGCCAGTCCGCGGCCATGCTGACCGCCGCGCGTCACGGCATTGCGGATCGCGTGCACGTCCATGTCGGCGACTATTCGGCGCAATCCGGCTTCGAACAAACGCAGGCGCTGTTGGCGCGCGGCGTCAGCGCGATCTTCTGCTTCAGCGACGAGATGGCGTTCGGCGCGATCAGCGCGGTTGCCGCCGCCGGCATGTCCTGCCCCGATGATGTGTCCGTCGCGGGGTTCGACGATCTGCCGCTCGCCCGCTTCTACCAGCCCGCGCTCACCACCATCGCCCAGCCAAAGGCACAGATCGGCCGCAAGGCGGTGGAATTGCTCATGGAAACGCTGCGCCGGGACGAAACGGGGATACAGCAGGTCACCCTGCCGCACGAACTCCTGGTCCGCGGCAGCACCGCCGCTTACCGCGGATAG
- a CDS encoding zinc-dependent alcohol dehydrogenase family protein, translating to MKAMALRAPIGLDRLAMEDRRDPGEPGPGEIRVALHGSSLNFHDLGVATGRMPAADGRIPLADGAGTVEAVGPGVGEFAVGDKVVSCFFPDWQDGTPTVGDFSRTPGDGIDGFAQEFVVLPATAFTRAPKGFDAVEAATITTAGLTAWRALVVDGGIKAGDTVLLLGTGGVSIWALQLARLMGATVAITSSSGEKLERARDMGAAFTLNYREQQDWGRVVRDWTGGRGVDHVVEVGGPGTLAQSIEAVRVGGHISLIGVLTGAGGEVPTAALMARQARLQGLIVGSRREQQDFVRALDAAEIRPIIDRRFALDALADAFRYEMGGAHFGKIGVEW from the coding sequence ATGAAGGCAATGGCTTTACGTGCCCCGATCGGCCTCGACCGATTGGCGATGGAGGACCGGCGCGATCCCGGCGAGCCAGGACCGGGCGAGATCCGGGTCGCATTGCATGGGAGTTCGCTCAACTTCCACGATCTCGGCGTGGCGACCGGGCGGATGCCGGCCGCGGACGGACGCATCCCCCTGGCCGATGGCGCCGGCACCGTCGAGGCCGTCGGACCCGGCGTCGGCGAGTTCGCGGTTGGCGACAAGGTCGTGTCCTGCTTCTTTCCCGATTGGCAGGATGGGACGCCCACCGTGGGTGACTTTTCGCGCACGCCCGGCGACGGCATCGACGGCTTCGCCCAGGAGTTCGTAGTGCTGCCCGCAACGGCCTTCACCCGTGCGCCCAAAGGCTTCGACGCGGTAGAGGCGGCGACGATCACCACCGCAGGCCTGACGGCATGGCGCGCGCTGGTCGTCGATGGCGGGATCAAGGCCGGTGACACGGTCCTGCTGCTGGGCACCGGGGGTGTTTCCATCTGGGCCTTGCAACTCGCCCGCTTGATGGGGGCGACGGTGGCGATCACCTCCTCATCGGGCGAAAAGCTGGAACGGGCGCGGGACATGGGTGCGGCGTTCACGTTGAATTATCGGGAGCAGCAGGATTGGGGTCGCGTGGTGCGCGACTGGACCGGGGGGCGGGGCGTCGATCATGTGGTGGAGGTCGGCGGACCGGGGACGCTGGCCCAGTCGATCGAGGCGGTGCGGGTCGGCGGGCACATCTCGCTGATCGGCGTGTTGACGGGAGCTGGTGGGGAGGTGCCGACCGCTGCCCTGATGGCGCGGCAGGCGCGGCTGCAAGGATTGATCGTCGGCAGCAGGCGTGAGCAGCAGGATTTTGTCCGCGCATTGGACGCCGCGGAGATCCGCCCGATCATCGACCGCCGCTTTGCGCTGGACGCTCTGGCCGACGCATTCCGCTACGAAATGGGTGGCGCGCATTTCGGCAAGATCGGCGTCGAATGGTGA